One window of the Pedobacter ginsengisoli genome contains the following:
- a CDS encoding DUF3347 domain-containing protein, whose protein sequence is MKKIFLVVAVIATAWINPSFAQSTQTQSLLTSYYDIKNALVNSDAAVAASKASEFSKALASVDMKSMPKAEMTAFMGFQDKLAFDAKHISETKDIAHQREHFANFSTNLFKLAKAVKLTKDPVYYDYCPMKKSYWLSENEAIKNPYFGKQMLTCGAVKETLK, encoded by the coding sequence ATGAAAAAGATATTTTTAGTAGTTGCTGTAATTGCAACTGCATGGATCAACCCGAGTTTCGCTCAAAGTACTCAGACACAATCATTGTTAACTTCTTACTATGACATCAAAAATGCCTTAGTAAACTCTGATGCGGCAGTGGCAGCATCAAAAGCAAGCGAATTTTCTAAAGCATTGGCAAGTGTTGACATGAAGTCTATGCCCAAAGCAGAAATGACAGCCTTCATGGGGTTTCAGGATAAACTTGCATTTGATGCCAAACATATCTCAGAAACAAAAGACATTGCCCACCAAAGGGAGCATTTCGCTAATTTTTCAACAAATCTTTTTAAACTGGCTAAGGCAGTAAAACTTACTAAAGACCCGGTTTATTATGACTATTGCCCAATGAAAAAGAGTTATTGGCTTTCTGAGAATGAGGCGATCAAAAATCCCTACTTCGGTAAACAAATGCTAACCTGCGGGGCAGTTAAAGAAACTCTAAAGTAA
- a CDS encoding Crp/Fnr family transcriptional regulator, whose protein sequence is MKTETIQSYIDSHFSFFEPDLKKVLIENGTLKTFVADEMLMQTGQNMRSTTLIVEGLVKLYREGDDGNEFFMYYLQPGNACALSMICATKQETSEVMAKAVEPTIGLMIPISLMDTLMKEYKTWYYFVLETYRNRFEELLTVIDNIAFKSMDERLAFYLEKQFKDLKTRSISVTHGDIANDLNSSREVISRLLKKMEQRGEVALHRNYIQYLK, encoded by the coding sequence ATGAAAACTGAAACCATACAAAGCTATATAGACTCCCATTTTTCTTTTTTTGAGCCTGACTTAAAAAAAGTTTTAATTGAAAACGGCACACTAAAAACATTTGTTGCAGACGAAATGCTCATGCAAACGGGGCAAAATATGCGGTCCACGACGCTAATTGTTGAGGGATTGGTGAAGCTGTATCGTGAGGGAGACGACGGCAATGAGTTTTTTATGTACTATCTGCAACCGGGCAATGCCTGTGCCTTGTCTATGATCTGTGCAACCAAGCAAGAAACCAGCGAGGTGATGGCTAAGGCTGTTGAGCCAACAATTGGCTTGATGATTCCAATATCGCTAATGGATACCTTAATGAAGGAATACAAGACCTGGTATTACTTTGTACTGGAAACCTACAGAAATCGTTTTGAAGAATTATTGACCGTTATCGACAACATTGCTTTTAAGAGTATGGATGAACGATTAGCATTTTATCTGGAAAAACAATTCAAGGATTTAAAAACCAGATCAATATCCGTCACACACGGGGATATCGCCAACGACCTGAATTCTTCACGAGAGGTGATCTCCAGATTATTAAAAAAAATGGAGCAGCGTGGCGAAGTCGCCTTACATAGAAATTACATTCAATACCTCAAATAA
- a CDS encoding heme-binding domain-containing protein yields the protein MKGIKKILLGLLVIFILIQFVQPARNKSRQVMPNDISKIVSVPSDVQGILKKACYDCHSNNTEYPWYVNMQPMHWFMNNHIQSGKAELNFSEFGSYTSRRQQSKLRSIENSLKDGSMPLNSYTLIHRNAILTKTEKLLLMNWVQNSKDSLNKKNFN from the coding sequence ATGAAAGGCATAAAGAAAATACTTCTTGGACTATTGGTGATCTTTATACTTATTCAATTTGTACAACCTGCCCGCAATAAAAGCAGGCAGGTTATGCCAAATGATATTTCTAAAATAGTTTCTGTACCCTCAGATGTACAGGGTATTCTAAAAAAAGCCTGTTATGACTGCCATAGTAATAATACTGAGTATCCCTGGTATGTTAATATGCAGCCCATGCACTGGTTTATGAACAATCATATTCAATCCGGGAAAGCTGAATTAAATTTTAGCGAATTTGGTTCTTATACCTCAAGAAGACAGCAAAGTAAACTGCGCTCAATAGAAAATAGTTTAAAGGATGGCAGTATGCCCCTGAACTCCTATACCCTAATCCATAGAAATGCCATTTTGACTAAAACGGAAAAATTGTTGCTAATGAACTGGGTGCAAAATTCAAAGGATAGTTTAAACAAAAAGAATTTTAACTAA
- a CDS encoding multicopper oxidase domain-containing protein has protein sequence MKKMKMPDNESTKQSRVIYTCPMHPEIQSNKPGNCPKCGMKLVVQKVKAAKPKPGAKEKKTDPSKKEGMENMKIPDKKQDSDEPAQKVTYTCPMHPEIHAPKPGNCPKCGMKLVPEKAKAAPTKHDEMQMPMKDAPKDGMENMEGMQMGDNSATMENIKKAKSNLGPIKTIAFTQPPRTVRYDLYIADTTVTFGKKTKRAIAVNGQIPMPTLTFTQGDTALIYVHNKLDEETSLHWHGLFLPNKMDGVPFLTQMPIKPHSTYIYKFPIVQHGTHWYHSHSELQEQIGMYGAFIMNKRKEWDIPTVPVVLSEWTDMKPEEVHRSLKNANDWFAIKKGTTQSYAEAIRTGHFKTKVANEWKRMNAMDVSDVYYDTFLINGKNQNEQPQFKAGDKVRLRIANGGASDYFWLTYSGGKITVVATDGNDVEPVEVDRLIIAVSETYDVVVTIPENKSYEFLVTPEDRTKSASLWLGKGEKVPAQKLPKLKYFAGMKMMNDMMDMNGNMIEMEGMKMQNQVMDMNTVMYPEVTGEETPKKENKKAAMPGMQMSNEKNMAGMDMTAESPDIVTLNYNMLRDPKKTTLPNGPWKELKFDLTGNMNRYVWTLDNKTVSESDKILIKKGENVRVILFNNSMMRHPMHLHGHDFRVVNGQGEYAPMKNIIDIMPMERDTLEFAASEPGGDWFFHCHILYHMMSGMGRVFSYENSPPNPEIPNPKLAQRKLFSDDREFHPMARVGIESNGSDGEIMLANTRYRFTTEWRVGFKSHHGYESESHFGRYLGRNQWLFPYVGWDFRKRTVDPMEKNIFGQSPAPGDNLFGQGNTKNFRQVFHLGVQYTLPMLIVADASVDHKGNVRFQLMREDVPISKRLRFQFMVNTDKEYMAGFRYIVTKYFGLSTHYDSDMGYGAGLTLNY, from the coding sequence ATGAAGAAAATGAAAATGCCTGACAATGAAAGTACGAAGCAGTCGCGGGTTATTTACACTTGCCCAATGCACCCGGAAATACAATCCAACAAGCCCGGTAATTGTCCTAAATGTGGAATGAAACTCGTTGTTCAAAAGGTAAAGGCTGCTAAACCGAAACCTGGGGCAAAAGAGAAAAAGACGGATCCATCAAAAAAAGAAGGTATGGAAAATATGAAAATACCTGATAAAAAGCAAGACAGCGATGAGCCAGCGCAGAAGGTAACTTACACCTGTCCAATGCATCCCGAAATTCATGCACCCAAGCCAGGCAATTGTCCTAAGTGTGGAATGAAATTGGTACCTGAAAAAGCTAAAGCAGCTCCCACCAAACATGACGAAATGCAGATGCCTATGAAAGATGCTCCAAAGGATGGAATGGAGAACATGGAAGGTATGCAGATGGGAGACAATAGTGCTACAATGGAAAACATTAAAAAAGCCAAATCAAATTTGGGCCCCATCAAAACCATTGCTTTTACCCAACCACCCCGTACTGTTCGCTATGACCTTTATATTGCCGATACTACAGTAACCTTTGGAAAAAAAACAAAAAGGGCAATAGCTGTAAACGGACAGATACCAATGCCAACACTCACTTTTACCCAAGGCGATACAGCATTGATATATGTACATAATAAACTCGATGAAGAAACATCTCTGCATTGGCATGGCCTGTTTTTGCCGAATAAAATGGATGGTGTGCCATTTCTAACCCAAATGCCCATTAAGCCGCATTCTACGTACATCTATAAATTTCCAATTGTTCAGCATGGCACTCATTGGTACCATAGCCATAGCGAACTGCAAGAGCAGATTGGTATGTATGGTGCTTTTATCATGAACAAAAGAAAAGAATGGGACATTCCAACCGTTCCGGTGGTACTTAGTGAATGGACAGATATGAAACCAGAAGAAGTACACCGAAGCCTGAAAAATGCCAACGATTGGTTTGCCATTAAAAAAGGAACGACCCAAAGTTATGCCGAAGCCATTAGAACAGGTCATTTTAAAACCAAAGTGGCCAATGAGTGGAAGCGTATGAATGCAATGGATGTAAGTGATGTGTACTATGATACTTTTCTGATCAATGGTAAGAACCAAAATGAGCAGCCACAATTTAAAGCCGGAGATAAGGTAAGACTTCGTATTGCCAATGGCGGGGCATCTGATTATTTCTGGTTAACTTATTCCGGTGGTAAAATAACCGTGGTAGCTACCGATGGAAATGATGTCGAGCCTGTAGAAGTTGACAGGCTAATTATAGCTGTATCCGAAACGTATGATGTGGTGGTCACCATTCCCGAAAATAAAAGCTACGAATTTTTGGTTACGCCCGAAGACCGCACCAAATCTGCTTCCCTTTGGTTGGGTAAGGGAGAAAAAGTTCCTGCTCAAAAACTGCCTAAGCTGAAATATTTTGCCGGAATGAAGATGATGAATGACATGATGGATATGAACGGCAACATGATCGAAATGGAGGGCATGAAAATGCAGAACCAGGTTATGGACATGAACACGGTAATGTATCCCGAAGTAACGGGTGAAGAGACCCCGAAAAAAGAAAACAAAAAAGCAGCTATGCCGGGGATGCAAATGTCTAACGAAAAAAACATGGCAGGTATGGATATGACAGCGGAAAGTCCTGACATCGTTACGTTGAACTATAATATGCTTCGTGATCCAAAGAAAACGACTTTACCTAATGGCCCGTGGAAAGAGCTAAAGTTTGATCTAACAGGGAATATGAACCGATATGTCTGGACTTTAGATAATAAAACGGTTTCAGAAAGTGATAAAATCCTGATTAAGAAAGGAGAAAACGTTCGGGTCATTTTGTTTAACAACAGTATGATGCGCCACCCTATGCATCTGCATGGTCATGATTTCAGGGTTGTCAATGGACAAGGCGAATATGCTCCCATGAAGAACATCATCGACATTATGCCCATGGAAAGGGATACTCTTGAATTTGCAGCATCAGAACCAGGTGGTGATTGGTTTTTCCATTGCCATATTCTGTACCACATGATGAGCGGAATGGGCAGAGTGTTCAGTTATGAAAACTCTCCGCCTAATCCAGAAATTCCTAACCCAAAATTAGCGCAGCGTAAGTTGTTTAGTGATGACAGGGAATTTCATCCCATGGCGAGAGTTGGAATTGAAAGCAATGGAAGTGACGGTGAAATCATGCTGGCCAATACCCGATACCGTTTTACTACCGAATGGAGAGTGGGCTTTAAATCCCATCATGGTTATGAAAGCGAAAGTCATTTTGGGAGATACCTTGGAAGAAATCAATGGCTCTTTCCCTATGTTGGTTGGGATTTCCGTAAACGAACGGTTGATCCGATGGAAAAGAATATTTTTGGGCAATCTCCAGCACCCGGGGATAATCTCTTCGGACAGGGCAATACCAAAAACTTTAGACAGGTATTTCATTTGGGGGTACAATACACTTTACCAATGTTAATTGTTGCAGATGCTTCTGTCGATCATAAAGGAAACGTGAGATTTCAATTGATGAGAGAAGATGTACCTATATCCAAAAGATTGCGCTTTCAATTTATGGTCAATACCGATAAAGAGTATATGGCGGGGTTTAGATACATCGTTACCAAATATTTTGGCCTGTCCACCCACTATGACAGTGATATGGGTTATGGCGCCGGACTAACATTAAATTATTAA
- a CDS encoding DUF3347 domain-containing protein encodes MKTLIYSSVFSLLFLAACSNGSNKTKSTTSADAKVTTAVASGSSEKGTSTAAVLASYLKLKNAFTNDNDKDAAAAGNEMVTAFASFDKKSLTPEQDKAYTDIYDDAKEHAEHIGANVGNIAHQREHFDMLSKDMYDLVKLLGANQSLYVDHCPMYNNNKGAIWLSEVKDIKNPYLGKAMPTCGTVKEELK; translated from the coding sequence ATGAAAACATTAATTTATAGTTCAGTTTTTTCCTTATTATTTTTAGCAGCCTGCTCTAATGGCAGTAATAAAACTAAATCAACCACTTCTGCAGATGCTAAAGTAACAACGGCCGTTGCATCTGGATCTTCAGAAAAAGGTACTTCTACTGCCGCAGTATTAGCCTCATACCTCAAATTAAAAAATGCCTTTACAAATGACAATGATAAAGACGCGGCAGCAGCAGGAAATGAAATGGTAACTGCCTTTGCCAGTTTCGACAAAAAATCTTTAACTCCAGAACAGGATAAAGCTTATACCGATATATACGATGATGCTAAAGAACATGCCGAGCATATTGGAGCTAATGTTGGAAATATTGCACACCAGCGTGAACATTTTGATATGTTGAGTAAGGATATGTACGACCTCGTTAAACTACTTGGCGCTAATCAATCGCTGTATGTGGATCACTGCCCGATGTACAATAACAATAAGGGAGCAATCTGGTTGAGCGAAGTAAAGGATATTAAAAACCCTTATCTGGGAAAAGCCATGCCAACTTGCGGTACTGTTAAAGAAGAATTAAAATAA